One window of the Triticum dicoccoides isolate Atlit2015 ecotype Zavitan chromosome 3B, WEW_v2.0, whole genome shotgun sequence genome contains the following:
- the LOC119278576 gene encoding glucan endo-1,3-beta-glucosidase GIV-like: protein MPGMRGSAPALALALLVGVFIAQVPAGVQSIGVCYGIIGNNLPPPSDVVQFYRFLGITNLRVYSVQLQALDALRGSGISLSLGTTNNDVAVLASSLSAAAAWVQANVKPYYRAAVDVRYISVGNELASDTAQSILAAMRNLNDALAAEGLGGAGAGIKVSTAVRLDVIANSFPPSAAVFAQPYMGDVARLLAATGAPLLANVYPYIAYRNSPRDIQLNYATFQPGATPVRDAGNGLMYTNLFDAMVDALYAALEKAGAPGVRVVVSETGWPSAGGFAATQENARAYNQGLIDHVARGTPKRPGPIEAYLFAMFNENMKPGDETERNFGLFYPNKLPVYPMKFA, encoded by the exons ATGCCGGGGATGCGCGGCTCTGCTCCGGCGCTTGCACTGGCGCTGCTCGTCGGAGTCTTCATCGCCCAGGTCCCTGCAG GTGTGCAGTCCATTGGCGTGTGCTACGGCATCATCGGAAACAACCTCCCGCCGCCGAGCGACGTGGTGCAGTTCTATAGATTCTTGGGGATCACCAACTTGCGTGTCTACTCCGTCCAGCTCCAGGCGCTCGACGCGCTCCGCGGCTCCGGCATCAGCCTCAGCCTCGGCACCACCAACAACGACGTGGCCGTCCTCGCCAGCAgcctgtccgccgccgccgcatggGTGCAGGCCAACGTCAAGCCCTACTACCGCGCCGCCGTGGACGTGCGCTACATCTCCGTCGGCAACGAGCTTGCCAGCGACACCGCGCAGAGCATCCTGGCGGCGATGCGGAACCTCAACGACGCCCTTGCGGCCGAGGGCctcggcggcgccggcgccggcatcAAGGTGTCCACGGCGGTGAGGCTGGACGTGATCGCCAACTCCTTCCCGCCCTCCGCCGCTGTGTTTGCGCAGCCCTACATGGGCGACGTGGCCCGGCTCCTGGCCGCCACCGGCGCGCCGCTGCTGGCCAACGTGTACCCCTACATCGCCTACCGCAACAGCCCGCGGGACATCCAGCTCAACTACGCGACGTTCCAGCCGGGCGCGACACCGGTGAGGGACGCCGGAAATGGGCTGATGTACACCAACCTCTTCGACGCCATGGTGGACGCCCTGTACGCGGCGCTCGAGAAGGCAGGGGCGCCAGGCGTGAGGGTGGTGGTGTCGGAGACCGGGTGGCCGTCGGCCGGCGGGTTCGCGGCGACGCAGGAGAACGCGCGGGCGTACAACCAGGGCTTGATCGACCATGTGGCGCGCGGCACACCCAAGAGGCCTGGGCCCATTGAGGCCTACTTGTTCGCCATGTTCAACGAGAACATGAAGCCCGGGGATGAGACGGAGAGGAACTTTGGGCTCTTCTACCCCAACAAATTGCCCGTGTACCCCATGAAATTCGCATAA